The following proteins are co-located in the Styela clava chromosome 15, kaStyClav1.hap1.2, whole genome shotgun sequence genome:
- the LOC120334010 gene encoding uncharacterized protein LOC120334010 — protein sequence MAGAFSDSNATSTVNGNQSLMASVSVDNGALTEPLTGEPRVESSNVVGNGGKSRESGNSVADNANVAAARGSTDDSGQVLPMQPEHTKPRKRSSRRSKKNKKLSWHEQKKARQNFRRVPFRDNEEQASSSQANRESPVDQGNSSELEQIINETPAAPEVASQPVVRQNISRPLIQEVIAVQELDQEFGGAFGQDEDNDQVQRRETVLSSPVDDDNPRNNRVESGYHIYGPTELSRDEYIRMNVEWDDDGIETVTIDLLSVRILPRLRYGENGSAAPPITRHIREANQRPLGIGIQLIVSN from the exons ATGGCTGGAGCATTTAGTGACAGTAACGCTACCAGTACGGTGAATGGTAATCAGTCACTGATGGCCTCGGTGTCAGTGGACAACGGTGCTTTGACAGAACCTTTGACTGGGGAACCTAGGGTAGAAAGTTCTAACGTCGTGGGCAATGGAGGAAAGTCTAGAGAATCTGGCAACAGTGTTGCAGATAATGCAAACGTGGCGGCTGCCCGTGGGTCAACTGATGACTCTGGCCAAGTACTTCCTATGCAGCCGGAGCATACGAAGCCCAGAAAACGAAGCAGCAGAAGATCAAAAAAGAACAAGAAACTGTCATGGCATGAACAAAAGAAGGCCCGACAGAACTTTCGCCGTGTTCCTTTCCGAGACAACGAGGAACAAGCAAGCTCAAGTCAAGC AAATAGGGAGAGTCCGGTTGACCAGGGTAATTCGTCCGAATTGGAGCAAATAATCAATGAAACTCCTGCAGCGCCTGAAGTTGCATCGCAACCTGTTGTCAGACAAAACATTTCTCGGCCACTGATTCAAGAAGTAATAGCTGTTCAAGAGTTGGACCAAGAGTTTGGAGGCGCATTCGGACAGGACGAAGATAACGATCAA GTGCAACGTCGCGAGACAGTTTTATCTTCGCCTGTTGACGACGATAATCCGCGCAACAATAGGGTGGAATCTGGCTACCACATATATGGTCCGACTGAGCTTTCAAGAGATGAATATATTCGGATGAATGTTGAATGG gacgATGATGGTATAGAGACGGTGACTATCGATCTGTTAAG CGTTCGGATTCTTCCGAGACTTCGTTACGGGGAAAATGGATCCGCGGCACCGCCAATCACAAGACATATTCGCGAGGCAAACCAAAGGCCACTCGGG ATTGGGATACAGCTCATCGTATCTAATTAG
- the LOC120333979 gene encoding uncharacterized protein LOC120333979 isoform X2 encodes MAESKEESLGEIYVQVKFSGIQKDELDCTGKVLQIGKLKVPISRFGSWVFHFISDQNEIDGLLETGIPAVLFIWALYKSYPEITAWVLDPKDCSFVFDVERKDKRRILDEIIGKMKENIQKFLPEIQGKNLKITLIRLLTQKPALLSSPAISTSSSSMKSKSNKKKKKSDRANGNLATGPCSKSTETWRLIKLRNEIQTSADNNAKLWKLLEFCVSAYEMKEFDQAEEFLTELNQLLPNVQIPSEDVPTLLQEIKKLQQQLFDDSNFTRSVELIIASAEFVKEIKNEDERLENINFDLRKVCDGVARTYGVKSSCFEVSVGVNDEVGRSRPDRGSQTLYAQATKVQQSGKRAFKRYEFGDALRCYESAIKLEPKKMLYHLDIAEVFFAQGELEKCKAECNEALRLAEEGEERLKSRAFAQLGEVELRMCRPVEALWCFGESQKLKHNQDITNKISKLRAEFDRGCNNMMRNRNEVNGNSQLQTVPNLFAPFFQPHLPLPLLGLDNGFGGLMYDDDDDYDDDDDTSDDGYLDE; translated from the exons ATGGCAGAATCTAAAGAAGAATCTCTTGGTGAAATATATG TTCAGGTCAAATTCAGCGGGATTCAGAAGGATGAACTGGATTGTACTGGAAAGGTTTTGCAAATCGGTAAATTAAAG GTTCCAATATCTAGATTTGGATCATGGGTTTTCCATTTCATCTCGGATCAGAATGAGATTGATGGTTTGTTGGAGACTGGGATTCCTGCTGTTCTCTTCATCTGGGCCTTGTACAAGTCTTATCCAGAG ATCACAGCCTGGGTTTTGGATCCTAAAGATTGTTCCTTTGTATTTGATGTTGAAAGGAAAGATAAACGAagaattttggatgaaattattggaaaaatgaaggaaaatattcagaaattcCTCCCAGAAATTCAGGGAAAGAACTTGAAAATTACTCTGATCAGACTATT AACACAGAAACCAGCCCTACTTTCATCACCTGCTATCTCAACTTCTTCTTCCAGCATGAAatcaaaatctaataaaaagaagaaaaaatcgGACAGAGCTAATGGAAATCTGGCAACAG GTCCCTGCTCTAAAAGCACTGAAACATGGAGGCTGATAAAACTGCGGAATGAAATCCAAACTTCAGCAGACAACAACGCAAAGCTGTGGAAGCTTCTTGAGTTCTGTGTTTCTGCTTATGAGATGAAGGAATTTGATCAAG CTGAAGAATTTCTGACAGAATTGAATCAATTGTTGCCAAATGTACAGATTCCGTCAGAAGATGTACCAACTTTACTACAGGAAATTAA GAAACTTCAGCAACAACTCTTTGACGACTCAAATTTTACTCGTTCCGTTGAATTGATCATTGCATCAGCAGAATTTGTGAAGGAGATCAAAAATGAGGATGAACGattagaaaatataaattttgatttgagaAAAGTTTGTGATGGTGTTGCAAGGACTTACGGAGTGAAATCAAGCTGTTTTGAGGTCTCAGTAGG TGTCAACGATGAAGTTGGAAGATCGAGGCCAGATAGAGGATCACAGACACTCTATGCCCAG GCAACGAAAGTTCAACAATCTGGAAAACGTGCATTCAAGCGTTACGAGTTCGGTGATGCATTGCGATGCTATGAGTCGGCGATAAAACTTGAGCCAAAGAAAATGCTGTATCATCTTGACATAGCTGAGGTTTTCTTCGCACAAGGAGAGTTAGAAAAATGCAAAGCAGAGTGCAATGAAGCGTTACGACTGGCAGAGGAAGGAGAGGAAAGACTCAAATCAAG AGCATTTGCACAGCTGGGAGAAGTCGAATTACGAATGTGCCGACCAGTAGAAGCATTATGGTGTTTTGGAGAATCTCAGAAACTGAAGCACAACCAAGATATTACCAACAAGATATCCAAACTCCGAGCTGAGTTCGACCGAGGTTGCAACAACATGATGCGAAATCGTAATGAAGTAAATGGCAATTCACAGCTACAAACTGTTCCCAACCTATTTGCTCCTTTCTTTCAGCCTCATTTACCTCTGCCCCTGCTAGGGTTAGATAATGGGTTTGGGGGCTTGATGTATGACGATGATGATGattatgatgatgatgatgatacTAGTGATGATGGCTATTTAGATGAGTAA
- the LOC144411853 gene encoding zinc finger protein 862-like, with protein sequence MSAEPKRKRTANSFKKDWLDEAVITATPTAHDDQRVYLRDVFVYDENEGIITCLYCHDAMVSGEFSNGKKWYNNVWKLDFLKRHLKSKTHLYGVQKLRNKNPLLPAHGILKMLSETPEERNRKRACKEEIVILIDNILLAVKMNSSLLSVQDINDHMAKYVRIPESWRSKNYAFEFLESIDVVISQEIMEEIASADFHTLTVDESTDISVSKCLILYFKYRVSFEYKTRFGGIIQLKSCDAPSIVTAIEEFYKKYRLELDKMVMFTSDGAAVMLGRRNGVAAKLKERIPHLVQQHCVAHREDLGIADTWKEVKLLQDIETLMRTIYSMFSRSTINRCKFQNIAAACENEAIAFKPLNEVRWLSRHFALQAIIKNYDSLIAYFEEMKSNDPISKYCFKKLKSNGVRIALEVLNAVFEQLAALCKIFQRQGLTPIDAQNFAHAKINKLRQKYLGDTTFWGERVDNLLARISEEEIATFDSEGLLDFIKLLCDHLIERFPEGEHEQFRELAKLVDIGGTFLASSVECERGFSLMNSIKTKLRNRLGERHLDMIMRIKSYQRDGCVIDKMKVYEEWVSNKDRREKVGQ encoded by the exons ATGTCAGCCGAACCAAAACGTAAAAGGACTGCTAACTCGTTCAAAAAAGATTGGTTGGATGAAGCAGTGATAACGGCAACTCCCACGGCTCATGATGATCAACGTGTATATTTACGTGATGTATTTGTATATGATGAAAATGAAGGCATTATTACATGTCTTTATTGTCATGATGCCATGGTTTCTGGTGAATTTTCAAATGGCAAAAAGTGGTACAATAATGTATGGAAGCTTGACTTTTTAAAACGGCATTTAAAAAGTAAGACCCACCTATATGGTGTACAAAAGCTCAGAAACAAGAATCCTTTATTACCAGCCCATGGAATATTAAAAATGCTAAGTGAAACCCCAGAGGAACGTAATCGGAAGCGTGCATGTAAGGAAGAGATTGTAATTCTTATTGACAACATTCTATTGGCAGTAAAGATGAACAGTTCTTTACTTTCTGTACAAGATATCAACGACCACATGGCTAAGTATGTTCGAATACCTGAAAGTTGGCGAAGCAAAAATTACGCTTTTGAATTTTTGGAATCTATTGATGTGGTTATTAGCCAGGAAATAATGGAAGAAATAGCTTCTGCCGATTTTCACACTCTAACTGTAGATGAAAGTACAGATATATCCGTAAGCAAATgtctgattttatattttaaatacagaGTCTCTTTTGAATATAAAACTAGATTTGGTGGAATCATACAACTAAAGTCGTGTGATGCTCCATCTATTGTCACTGCAATtgaagagttttacaaaaaatatagaCTGGAGCTGGATAAAATGGTTATGTTTACATCCGATGGTGCAGCAGTAATGCTAGGTAGAAGAAATGGTGTGGCGGCGAAGCTCAAAGAGCGTATACCACATTTAGTACAACAACACTGCGTTGCACATCGGGAAGATTTGGGCATAGCTGATACATGGAAAGAAGTGAAGCTATTGCAAGATATCGAAACGTTAATGCGAACTATTTATTCCATGTTTTCTCGTTCTACAATCAACCGctgtaaatttcaaaatattgctGCAGCTTGTGAAAACGAAGCGATTGCTTTTAAACCACTTAATGAAGTTCGATGGTTGTCACGTCACTTTGCTCTGCAGGCCATCATTAAAAACTATGATAGCTTGATTGCATATTTTGAAGAGATGAAATCTAATGACCCAATttctaaatattgttttaaaaaattgaaaagtaatGGAGTTCGTATAGCTTTGGAAGTTTTAAATGCGGTTTTTGAGCAACTAGCTGCTTTGTGTAAAATTTTCCAAAGACAAGGATTGACACCGATTGATGCACAGAATTTTGcacatgcaaaaataaataaactacgGCAGAAGTATCTTGGTGACACAACATTTTGGGGTGAAAGAGTGGATAATTTGTTAGCTAGAATATCGGAAGAAGAAATTGCCACTTTTGACTCTGAAGGACTGCTGGATTTTATAAAGCTTTTATGTGATCATCTGATAGAAAGATTCCCAGAAGGAGAG CATGAACAGTTTAGAGAATTGGCAAAGCTTGTAGATATCGGTGGGACTTTTCTTGCATCCAGCGTTGAATGTGAGCGCGGGTTTAGTTTGATGAATTCCATCAAAACCAAGCTAAGGAACAGACTGGGAGAAAGGCATTTGGACATGATAATGAGGATCAAGTCTTATCAGCGAGATGGATGTGTTATAGACAAGATGAAGGTTTATGAAGAATGGGTCAGCAATAAGGATAGACGTGAGAAAGTTGGTCAATGA
- the LOC120333979 gene encoding uncharacterized protein LOC120333979 isoform X1 has protein sequence MIVEYLRIIYSICASLIAGSIKVQVKFSGIQKDELDCTGKVLQIGKLKVPISRFGSWVFHFISDQNEIDGLLETGIPAVLFIWALYKSYPEITAWVLDPKDCSFVFDVERKDKRRILDEIIGKMKENIQKFLPEIQGKNLKITLIRLLTQKPALLSSPAISTSSSSMKSKSNKKKKKSDRANGNLATGPCSKSTETWRLIKLRNEIQTSADNNAKLWKLLEFCVSAYEMKEFDQAEEFLTELNQLLPNVQIPSEDVPTLLQEIKKLQQQLFDDSNFTRSVELIIASAEFVKEIKNEDERLENINFDLRKVCDGVARTYGVKSSCFEVSVGVNDEVGRSRPDRGSQTLYAQATKVQQSGKRAFKRYEFGDALRCYESAIKLEPKKMLYHLDIAEVFFAQGELEKCKAECNEALRLAEEGEERLKSRAFAQLGEVELRMCRPVEALWCFGESQKLKHNQDITNKISKLRAEFDRGCNNMMRNRNEVNGNSQLQTVPNLFAPFFQPHLPLPLLGLDNGFGGLMYDDDDDYDDDDDTSDDGYLDE, from the exons ATGATTGTTGAATACCTTCgaataatttattcaatatgtGCTTCGTTAATCGCTGGTTCTATAAAAGTTCAGGTCAAATTCAGCGGGATTCAGAAGGATGAACTGGATTGTACTGGAAAGGTTTTGCAAATCGGTAAATTAAAG GTTCCAATATCTAGATTTGGATCATGGGTTTTCCATTTCATCTCGGATCAGAATGAGATTGATGGTTTGTTGGAGACTGGGATTCCTGCTGTTCTCTTCATCTGGGCCTTGTACAAGTCTTATCCAGAG ATCACAGCCTGGGTTTTGGATCCTAAAGATTGTTCCTTTGTATTTGATGTTGAAAGGAAAGATAAACGAagaattttggatgaaattattggaaaaatgaaggaaaatattcagaaattcCTCCCAGAAATTCAGGGAAAGAACTTGAAAATTACTCTGATCAGACTATT AACACAGAAACCAGCCCTACTTTCATCACCTGCTATCTCAACTTCTTCTTCCAGCATGAAatcaaaatctaataaaaagaagaaaaaatcgGACAGAGCTAATGGAAATCTGGCAACAG GTCCCTGCTCTAAAAGCACTGAAACATGGAGGCTGATAAAACTGCGGAATGAAATCCAAACTTCAGCAGACAACAACGCAAAGCTGTGGAAGCTTCTTGAGTTCTGTGTTTCTGCTTATGAGATGAAGGAATTTGATCAAG CTGAAGAATTTCTGACAGAATTGAATCAATTGTTGCCAAATGTACAGATTCCGTCAGAAGATGTACCAACTTTACTACAGGAAATTAA GAAACTTCAGCAACAACTCTTTGACGACTCAAATTTTACTCGTTCCGTTGAATTGATCATTGCATCAGCAGAATTTGTGAAGGAGATCAAAAATGAGGATGAACGattagaaaatataaattttgatttgagaAAAGTTTGTGATGGTGTTGCAAGGACTTACGGAGTGAAATCAAGCTGTTTTGAGGTCTCAGTAGG TGTCAACGATGAAGTTGGAAGATCGAGGCCAGATAGAGGATCACAGACACTCTATGCCCAG GCAACGAAAGTTCAACAATCTGGAAAACGTGCATTCAAGCGTTACGAGTTCGGTGATGCATTGCGATGCTATGAGTCGGCGATAAAACTTGAGCCAAAGAAAATGCTGTATCATCTTGACATAGCTGAGGTTTTCTTCGCACAAGGAGAGTTAGAAAAATGCAAAGCAGAGTGCAATGAAGCGTTACGACTGGCAGAGGAAGGAGAGGAAAGACTCAAATCAAG AGCATTTGCACAGCTGGGAGAAGTCGAATTACGAATGTGCCGACCAGTAGAAGCATTATGGTGTTTTGGAGAATCTCAGAAACTGAAGCACAACCAAGATATTACCAACAAGATATCCAAACTCCGAGCTGAGTTCGACCGAGGTTGCAACAACATGATGCGAAATCGTAATGAAGTAAATGGCAATTCACAGCTACAAACTGTTCCCAACCTATTTGCTCCTTTCTTTCAGCCTCATTTACCTCTGCCCCTGCTAGGGTTAGATAATGGGTTTGGGGGCTTGATGTATGACGATGATGATGattatgatgatgatgatgatacTAGTGATGATGGCTATTTAGATGAGTAA